One stretch of Amycolatopsis sp. 195334CR DNA includes these proteins:
- a CDS encoding ABC transporter permease, whose product MLWRSTSAELTKLTRRPANWLMLAVGTALGLTFTYLLPLAGAAGASSGAPNSDRGLASTFPDQLVGNSIGGLPVFLGAIALVIGVLAVGGEYGWGTWKTVLTQGPSRLTVYGGKLFALAFAMLALVVAIFACGALVSAVIALSEGVPLSWPSVGSVVVGVGAGWLIACTWAAFGVLLAIAMRGVALPMGLGLVWLLVVQNLLIGVAAPLVSWVEDLQLGLPGSNAGSLVASLGASTQSPGVAELTGPVQAALVVFAYLIAFTGLGGWLLHRRDVI is encoded by the coding sequence ATGTTGTGGCGTAGCACGAGCGCGGAACTGACCAAGTTGACGCGGCGACCGGCGAACTGGCTGATGCTGGCGGTCGGAACCGCGTTGGGCCTGACGTTCACGTACCTGCTGCCCCTGGCGGGCGCGGCGGGCGCGTCGAGTGGCGCCCCGAACAGCGACCGGGGCCTCGCCTCGACGTTCCCGGACCAGCTGGTGGGCAACTCGATCGGCGGCCTGCCGGTGTTCCTGGGTGCCATAGCTTTGGTGATCGGCGTGCTGGCGGTGGGTGGCGAATACGGTTGGGGCACTTGGAAGACGGTCCTCACCCAGGGCCCTTCACGGCTCACGGTGTACGGCGGGAAGCTCTTCGCACTGGCGTTCGCGATGCTGGCGCTGGTCGTGGCGATCTTTGCGTGCGGGGCGTTGGTGAGCGCTGTCATCGCTCTTTCGGAAGGCGTGCCGCTGTCGTGGCCCTCGGTGGGTTCCGTGGTTGTCGGTGTTGGCGCGGGCTGGCTGATCGCCTGCACCTGGGCGGCTTTCGGCGTGTTGCTGGCGATCGCCATGCGGGGCGTGGCTCTGCCGATGGGCCTCGGTTTGGTGTGGCTGCTGGTGGTGCAGAACTTATTGATCGGCGTGGCGGCGCCCCTGGTGAGCTGGGTGGAGGACCTCCAACTGGGCCTGCCGGGGTCGAATGCCGGGTCGCTGGTGGCTTCCCTGGGCGCCTCGACGCAGTCCCCGGGGGTGGCGGAACTTACCGGCCCGGTGCAGGCGGCTTTGGTGGTTTTCGCATACCTGATCGCCTTCACCGGCCTGGGCGGCTGGCTCCTCCACCGCCGAGACGTCATCTGA
- a CDS encoding WhiB family transcriptional regulator, which yields MDFDSVYYDNWTELAACGDHDPELFFPLSDVGPGARQAERAKAVCAGCPVRARCLDYAMDNGLDHGIFGGATERERRALKRASSPQAA from the coding sequence ATGGACTTCGACAGCGTGTACTACGACAACTGGACCGAACTGGCCGCCTGCGGCGACCACGACCCCGAACTGTTCTTCCCGCTCTCCGACGTGGGCCCCGGTGCCCGGCAGGCGGAGCGGGCCAAGGCCGTCTGCGCCGGCTGCCCGGTGCGGGCGCGGTGCCTGGACTACGCCATGGACAACGGCCTGGACCACGGCATCTTCGGCGGCGCCACGGAACGCGAACGGCGGGCGCTCAAGCGCGCCTCGTCACCGCAGGCCGCCTGA
- a CDS encoding long-chain-fatty-acid--CoA ligase codes for MSNAEVPAWSFRHHWMAHTATHALMRPDKPALRYLGETTTWAQLSRRSRQLAAALAGRGVADGDRVALLTLNHPWFVESVLAANSLGAMAVPLSFRLAPLELDYILADCTPSVAIVDARLLPLLQAAPAAASIGTVVVIGGETEEEPYEEFLAAHEPIELPDVSEETTALIMYTSGTTGRPKGVLLSHRNMQLQAMTCIRAMKMFDDSDVGFLTAPFFHIAGLGSIVANLLVGGTVVIHPLGAFDPKAVLDAYEREGATVVFNVPQQWDLICAQPDIEQRDLKLRIISWGAAPASDSTLRAMAEKFPGALNVAVFGQTETSPITCVLSGEDSLRKLGSVGRPIPTIQYRIVDEAMNDVAVGDVGEIVYRGPTVTQGYWKKPRETEEAFAGGWFHSGDLVKQDEEGFVWVVDRKKDMIISGGENIYCAEVENAIAAHPAVREVAVVGRADERWGQVPVAYVALAPDTTLSMPELTEFLDGRLASFKRPKDLVVVAELPRNAGGKVVKGALRTLDEKAPAPA; via the coding sequence ATGTCGAATGCCGAGGTCCCCGCCTGGTCCTTCCGCCACCACTGGATGGCGCACACGGCGACGCACGCGCTGATGCGACCGGACAAGCCCGCGCTGCGCTACCTCGGGGAGACCACCACCTGGGCGCAGCTGTCGCGGCGGTCCCGGCAGCTCGCCGCCGCGCTCGCCGGCCGGGGCGTCGCCGACGGCGACCGCGTGGCGCTGCTGACCCTGAACCACCCGTGGTTCGTCGAGAGCGTGCTCGCGGCGAACAGCCTGGGCGCCATGGCCGTCCCGCTCAGCTTCCGGCTCGCACCGCTGGAACTCGACTACATCCTGGCCGACTGCACGCCGAGCGTGGCCATCGTCGACGCCCGGCTCCTCCCGCTGCTCCAGGCCGCCCCCGCCGCCGCGTCGATCGGCACGGTGGTGGTCATCGGCGGGGAAACCGAGGAAGAACCCTACGAGGAGTTCCTCGCCGCCCACGAGCCGATCGAGCTGCCCGACGTCAGCGAGGAGACGACCGCGCTGATCATGTACACCTCGGGCACCACCGGCCGCCCCAAGGGCGTGCTGCTCTCCCACCGCAACATGCAGTTGCAGGCGATGACCTGCATCCGCGCGATGAAGATGTTCGACGACTCCGACGTCGGCTTCCTGACCGCGCCCTTCTTCCACATCGCCGGCCTCGGCTCGATCGTGGCGAACCTCCTGGTCGGCGGCACGGTGGTGATCCACCCGCTGGGCGCCTTCGACCCGAAGGCGGTGCTCGACGCCTACGAGCGCGAGGGCGCCACCGTGGTGTTCAACGTGCCGCAGCAGTGGGACCTGATCTGCGCGCAACCGGACATCGAGCAGCGCGACCTGAAACTGCGGATCATCAGCTGGGGCGCCGCGCCCGCCAGCGACTCGACGCTGCGCGCGATGGCCGAGAAGTTCCCCGGCGCGCTGAACGTGGCCGTGTTCGGGCAGACCGAGACCTCGCCGATCACCTGCGTGCTCAGCGGCGAGGACTCGCTGCGCAAGCTCGGCTCGGTCGGCAGGCCGATCCCGACCATCCAGTACCGCATCGTCGACGAGGCGATGAACGACGTGGCCGTCGGCGACGTCGGCGAGATCGTCTACCGCGGCCCCACCGTGACGCAGGGGTACTGGAAGAAGCCGCGGGAGACCGAGGAGGCCTTCGCCGGTGGCTGGTTCCACTCCGGCGACCTGGTCAAGCAGGACGAGGAGGGCTTCGTCTGGGTGGTCGACCGCAAGAAGGACATGATCATCAGCGGCGGCGAGAACATCTACTGCGCCGAGGTCGAGAACGCGATCGCCGCGCACCCGGCGGTGCGGGAGGTCGCCGTGGTCGGCCGCGCCGACGAGCGCTGGGGCCAGGTGCCGGTCGCCTACGTCGCCCTCGCTCCCGACACCACCCTGTCGATGCCGGAGCTGACCGAGTTCCTCGACGGGCGCCTCGCGTCCTTCAAGCGCCCCAAGGATCTCGTGGTCGTCGCCGAACTCCCCCGCAACGCGGGCGGCAAGGTGGTCAAGGGCGCGTTGCGCACCCTGGACGAGAAGGCACCAGCACCGGCTTGA
- a CDS encoding TetR/AcrR family transcriptional regulator: MTAESAAAVRPRNRRQLIVEAAGRVFSERGYHAASMEEIAAGVGITAAALYRHFPNKYALFAECANLMVDRLAAAIDEVPPEGALAEVLTAATRLTLTHRASSGLYRWESRFLDRDDRHVLAAKFRHIVERVREAARAEHPLPEEDLRAAAALGAIGSITMHRVSIAQRRLEELLVASATRVLATNPLVGGRFVDLPARPTARTRRSEILEAAITLFEQDGFTNVTNAKIAEAVGLVPSALYRYFPGKADILAAACLQAAALLAQAVEQNLGDVSDPHEAVATLSATYVAYSFEHTALTSVANAELVGLPANLRRPLVTAQREHIAIWEQHLRSARPDLDSRQARVLVHAGFGVVVEAGRRLRWEDTREHRDAVAALLVGALGL, encoded by the coding sequence GTGACCGCGGAGTCGGCGGCGGCCGTCCGGCCGCGCAACCGCAGGCAGCTGATCGTCGAGGCGGCGGGCCGGGTGTTCAGCGAGCGCGGGTACCACGCGGCGTCCATGGAGGAGATCGCCGCCGGCGTGGGCATCACCGCGGCGGCGCTGTACCGGCACTTCCCGAACAAGTACGCGTTGTTCGCCGAGTGCGCGAACCTGATGGTGGACCGGCTGGCGGCCGCGATCGACGAGGTGCCGCCGGAGGGGGCGCTGGCCGAGGTGCTCACCGCGGCGACCCGGCTCACCCTGACCCACCGCGCTTCGAGCGGGCTGTACCGGTGGGAGTCGCGCTTCCTGGACCGGGACGACCGGCACGTGCTGGCGGCGAAGTTCAGGCACATCGTCGAGCGCGTCAGGGAGGCGGCGCGGGCCGAGCACCCCTTGCCGGAGGAGGACCTCCGTGCGGCGGCCGCCCTCGGCGCGATCGGCTCGATCACGATGCACCGCGTGTCCATCGCCCAGCGGCGCCTGGAGGAGTTGCTGGTCGCGTCCGCGACCCGGGTGCTCGCCACCAACCCGCTTGTCGGCGGCCGCTTTGTCGACCTGCCCGCCAGGCCCACCGCCCGCACCCGGCGTTCGGAAATCCTCGAAGCCGCGATAACTTTGTTCGAACAGGACGGCTTCACGAACGTCACCAACGCGAAGATCGCCGAAGCGGTGGGGCTGGTCCCGTCTGCGTTGTACCGGTACTTCCCTGGCAAGGCGGACATCCTGGCCGCCGCGTGCCTCCAGGCGGCGGCGCTGCTCGCGCAAGCGGTGGAGCAAAACCTGGGTGACGTAAGCGATCCCCACGAAGCAGTCGCCACCCTGAGCGCGACGTACGTCGCCTACAGCTTCGAGCACACGGCCCTGACCAGCGTCGCGAATGCCGAGTTGGTGGGTCTCCCGGCGAACCTGCGGCGCCCGTTGGTCACCGCGCAGCGCGAGCACATCGCGATCTGGGAACAGCACCTGCGCTCGGCCCGCCCGGACCTGGATTCGCGGCAAGCGCGGGTACTGGTGCACGCGGGTTTCGGCGTGGTCGTCGAAGCGGGCCGGCGCCTGCGATGGGAGGACACACGGGAACACCGGGATGCGGTGGCCGCCCTGCTTGTCGGAGCGCTGGGTCTCTGA
- a CDS encoding ABC transporter ATP-binding protein yields MNLPVEIRELSKRYGDVLAVDGLSLTVRPGEVYGFLGPNGAGKTTTLRMLLGLLRPTSGQVRLFGSPPGDLSAVGALIESPAFYPYLSGRENLRVLARYTGAGVERVDAVLDTVDLLARGGDRYSSYSLGMKQRLGVAAALLKDPRLLVLDEPTNGLDPAGMAGMRTLIRELGASGRTVLLSSHLLGEVQQICDRVGVVSHGRLVAENTVAELRGASVLRVVADPLPRAASVAAGLIGEAQVVVRDGALELALAPEKAAWLNSELVAAGVGVSELRVAERDLEQVFFELTQGGDDVVA; encoded by the coding sequence ATGAACCTCCCGGTGGAAATCCGCGAACTCTCCAAGCGCTACGGCGACGTGCTAGCCGTGGACGGGCTGAGCCTGACCGTGCGGCCAGGCGAGGTCTACGGTTTCCTCGGCCCGAACGGGGCCGGGAAGACCACGACGTTGCGCATGCTGCTCGGCCTGCTGCGCCCGACTTCGGGGCAGGTCCGCCTGTTCGGCTCGCCGCCGGGCGACCTGTCGGCGGTGGGCGCGCTGATCGAGTCGCCCGCGTTCTACCCGTACCTGTCCGGCCGCGAGAACCTCCGGGTGCTGGCGCGCTACACCGGTGCCGGGGTGGAGCGCGTCGACGCGGTGCTGGACACCGTCGATCTGCTGGCGCGGGGTGGTGACCGGTACTCGTCGTACTCGCTGGGCATGAAGCAGCGGCTCGGTGTGGCGGCGGCGCTGCTCAAGGATCCGCGCCTGCTGGTGCTGGACGAGCCCACGAACGGCCTCGATCCGGCGGGCATGGCCGGCATGCGGACGCTGATCCGCGAGCTGGGCGCCAGCGGGCGGACGGTGTTGCTGTCGAGTCACCTGCTCGGTGAGGTGCAGCAGATCTGCGACCGCGTCGGCGTGGTTTCGCACGGGCGGCTGGTCGCGGAGAACACCGTGGCCGAACTGCGCGGGGCTTCGGTGCTGCGCGTGGTGGCGGATCCCTTGCCGCGGGCCGCTTCGGTCGCGGCCGGGTTGATCGGCGAGGCGCAGGTCGTGGTGCGGGACGGCGCTCTGGAACTGGCGCTGGCCCCGGAAAAAGCGGCGTGGCTCAACAGCGAACTGGTCGCCGCGGGCGTCGGCGTCAGCGAATTGCGGGTCGCGGAACGCGATCTGGAACAGGTCTTCTTCGAACTCACCCAAGGCGGCGACGATGTTGTGGCGTAG
- a CDS encoding amidohydrolase family protein, with protein MRYLLTGGSVFDAASGEVSRADVVLDGDRIAAVGTDLDGDEAVDCTGGLLVPGFIDCHTHVGMAQTLGGDPYGLPRSARVLSAVPVLRTLLGLGITTVRDAWGADAGLRLAVERGWIDGPRVLISLRQTGTTGSIGDHWGAGTGPVDFFGDPSMPDPIFDGPDQARAVVRRMVRAGADWIKLAATGSVAAGTGVHDVQLTAEELTAVVDEAARQGGRRVMVHAHGARAAELAARAGAASVEHGVYLDEAAVAAMAEAGTWFVPTLSCTQEAEAPAERAEAHRESVRLALAAGVPIAMGTDNPVSPHTRALREIHHLAEAGLGAAGALRASTLDAAKLLGLAADRGEITERKRADLVLLDGTGLDTEDLASRVRAVWHDGKPVSAVSGSARRA; from the coding sequence ATGCGGTACCTACTGACCGGCGGCTCGGTGTTCGACGCCGCTTCCGGGGAAGTGAGCCGGGCCGACGTGGTGCTCGACGGCGACCGCATCGCCGCGGTGGGCACCGACCTCGACGGCGACGAGGCGGTCGACTGCACCGGCGGCCTGCTGGTGCCCGGCTTCATCGACTGCCACACCCACGTCGGCATGGCGCAGACCCTCGGCGGTGACCCGTACGGCCTGCCGCGCTCGGCCCGCGTGCTGTCCGCCGTCCCCGTGCTGCGCACGCTGCTCGGCCTCGGCATCACCACCGTGCGCGACGCCTGGGGCGCCGACGCCGGCCTGCGGCTGGCGGTGGAGCGCGGCTGGATCGACGGGCCGCGGGTGCTGATCAGCCTGCGCCAGACCGGCACCACCGGCAGCATCGGCGACCACTGGGGCGCGGGCACCGGGCCGGTCGACTTCTTCGGCGACCCGTCCATGCCCGACCCGATCTTCGACGGACCGGACCAGGCCAGGGCGGTGGTCCGCCGGATGGTGCGCGCGGGCGCGGACTGGATCAAGCTCGCCGCCACCGGCTCGGTCGCCGCCGGGACCGGGGTGCACGACGTGCAGCTCACCGCCGAGGAACTGACCGCCGTCGTCGACGAGGCCGCGCGGCAGGGCGGCCGCCGGGTGATGGTGCACGCGCACGGCGCCCGGGCGGCGGAACTGGCCGCGCGGGCGGGTGCGGCCAGCGTCGAGCACGGCGTCTACCTGGACGAAGCCGCCGTGGCCGCGATGGCCGAGGCGGGCACGTGGTTCGTGCCGACGCTGTCCTGCACGCAGGAAGCCGAGGCGCCGGCCGAACGGGCCGAGGCGCACCGGGAGTCGGTGCGCCTCGCGCTGGCGGCCGGGGTGCCGATCGCGATGGGCACCGACAACCCGGTCAGCCCGCACACCCGTGCACTGCGGGAGATCCACCACCTCGCCGAGGCCGGGCTCGGCGCGGCCGGCGCGCTCCGCGCGTCCACTTTGGACGCCGCCAAGCTGCTCGGGCTGGCCGCCGACCGGGGTGAGATCACCGAGCGCAAGCGCGCGGATCTGGTGCTGCTGGACGGAACCGGGCTGGACACCGAGGACCTGGCGAGCCGGGTCAGGGCGGTCTGGCACGACGGGAAGCCGGTCAGCGCCGTTTCCGGATCCGCCCGCCGGGCTTGA
- a CDS encoding PASTA domain-containing protein, whose amino-acid sequence MDERRHADVVTVPDVVGMTVRDGRRVATEAGVALAQPDPDGPPLGALTWPGVWVITAQDPPPGSQLYRWDSVRVWFRRG is encoded by the coding sequence ATGGACGAGCGTCGTCACGCGGATGTGGTCACTGTCCCGGACGTCGTGGGCATGACCGTGCGGGATGGCCGCAGGGTGGCGACCGAGGCCGGGGTCGCGCTGGCGCAGCCGGATCCGGACGGGCCGCCGCTCGGCGCGCTGACCTGGCCCGGTGTCTGGGTGATCACCGCACAGGACCCGCCACCGGGCAGCCAGTTGTACCGCTGGGACAGCGTGCGGGTCTGGTTCCGCCGCGGTTGA
- a CDS encoding LuxR C-terminal-related transcriptional regulator yields the protein MTEQIATVGRADELAALAAVSAPALILVGGEAGIGKTRLVGGLPGQKFVGRCSPLREPLPLGPVVEALGLAGGFPALRKLLDDAGPATLVIEDLHWADNATWEFLRYLCPRLPPGLRVVLTYRPQETRPIDLAAGAPTAVEIELRPLNRAEAAELAAAHLGVRAVSAAFADRLHALTGGVPFVIEEVVRALPDSTALFGDLQPSVALRGSFAQRLGQVSAPARAAVVAAAVFAVPVEESLLGAPEAVDEALDAGLLVTTGPGRFSTRHALASRAIEELLGPAERRAVHRAAADALASADPAPALRLAHHSREAGRVRDWVRYALAAGEQAHRTGEGDAVVDLLAGALAAPGLAQADRLRLATLLGRVAAHGSRHDVAIKALQALLTEDFTPVQRGEIRLALAMLLCQQGCDRTAGRHQLTLAAGELAPRPDLAARAMAALAVAGDGTEAVADRRKWAGRALALLDHVDDLEVRTAVRVNHATVLLFAGDPGGRAAAEKVLAEPGVPAQLSRGAVNFADAAAWLGHPEDARRMLTRARALSDEDEYLDVVMAGTRLRADFAAGDWAGLADRAEVVRADAWRLPELDAEARLVLGELALAKGDLVTARHELRAVAEVAAADLSMPMLLAARTALARIEPEPLTDLLAAIRKQDLWVWAADLVPLAVRELDEADRLLSEFRAGFADLDAPLVTAAAHLTAGMLHRSETEFTAAIDGYRALGRPYSALRAAEAFAELRLRSGDEKPLARTAAGYTALGASWDAARCAETLRRNGYRIPHRRGRRGYGQALSPREKSVAELAGRGLTNRQIAESLFLSIRTVEAHVASAMRKRRVRDRRLLAGE from the coding sequence GTGACCGAGCAGATCGCCACGGTGGGGCGCGCCGACGAACTGGCCGCGCTCGCCGCCGTTTCCGCACCCGCGCTGATCCTCGTCGGCGGGGAGGCGGGCATCGGCAAGACCCGGCTGGTCGGCGGCCTGCCGGGGCAGAAGTTCGTCGGTCGTTGCTCGCCGCTGCGCGAACCGCTCCCGCTCGGCCCGGTGGTCGAGGCACTGGGCCTGGCCGGGGGATTCCCGGCGTTGCGCAAACTACTCGACGACGCCGGACCGGCGACGCTGGTCATCGAAGACCTGCACTGGGCGGACAACGCCACCTGGGAGTTCCTGCGCTACCTCTGCCCGCGCCTCCCGCCGGGGCTGCGGGTGGTGCTCACCTACCGGCCCCAGGAAACGCGGCCGATCGATCTCGCCGCCGGTGCGCCGACGGCGGTGGAGATCGAACTGCGGCCGCTGAACCGCGCCGAAGCGGCGGAACTGGCCGCCGCGCACCTGGGTGTCCGCGCGGTTTCGGCGGCCTTCGCCGACCGGCTCCACGCGCTGACCGGCGGAGTTCCCTTCGTCATCGAGGAAGTGGTGCGCGCACTGCCCGATTCCACCGCGTTGTTCGGCGACCTCCAGCCCTCGGTGGCGTTGCGCGGGTCGTTCGCCCAGCGGCTGGGCCAGGTTTCCGCGCCGGCCCGCGCGGCGGTGGTCGCGGCGGCGGTTTTCGCGGTACCGGTGGAGGAATCGCTGCTCGGCGCACCGGAAGCGGTCGACGAAGCGCTCGACGCCGGGCTGCTGGTGACGACCGGCCCCGGCCGGTTCTCCACCCGGCACGCCCTCGCGTCCCGCGCCATCGAGGAACTGCTCGGCCCCGCCGAACGCCGTGCCGTGCACCGCGCCGCCGCCGACGCGCTCGCTTCGGCCGATCCGGCGCCCGCGTTGCGCCTGGCGCACCACAGCCGTGAGGCCGGGCGCGTGCGCGACTGGGTGCGGTACGCGCTCGCGGCGGGGGAGCAGGCCCACCGCACCGGCGAGGGCGACGCGGTGGTCGACCTGCTCGCCGGCGCGCTCGCCGCGCCGGGACTGGCCCAGGCTGACCGGCTGCGCCTGGCCACGCTGCTCGGGCGGGTCGCCGCGCACGGCAGCAGGCACGACGTCGCGATCAAGGCGTTGCAGGCGTTGCTCACCGAGGACTTCACCCCGGTGCAGCGCGGGGAGATCCGGCTCGCCCTGGCGATGCTGTTGTGCCAGCAGGGCTGCGACCGGACCGCGGGCCGCCACCAGCTCACCCTGGCGGCCGGGGAACTGGCGCCCCGCCCGGACCTCGCCGCACGGGCGATGGCCGCGCTGGCGGTGGCCGGGGATGGCACCGAAGCCGTCGCGGACCGGCGGAAATGGGCCGGCCGGGCGCTCGCCCTGCTCGACCACGTGGACGACCTGGAGGTGCGCACGGCGGTCCGCGTCAACCACGCGACCGTCCTGCTGTTCGCGGGCGATCCCGGTGGCCGCGCGGCGGCGGAGAAGGTGCTCGCCGAGCCGGGCGTGCCCGCGCAACTGTCCAGGGGAGCGGTCAACTTCGCCGACGCGGCGGCCTGGCTGGGCCATCCGGAGGACGCGCGCCGCATGCTCACCCGCGCGCGGGCGCTGTCGGACGAGGACGAGTACCTCGACGTGGTGATGGCGGGCACCCGGCTGCGTGCCGACTTCGCCGCGGGGGACTGGGCGGGCCTGGCCGACCGCGCCGAGGTGGTCCGCGCCGACGCCTGGCGCCTGCCCGAGCTGGACGCCGAAGCGCGGCTGGTGCTGGGGGAACTGGCGCTGGCGAAGGGCGACCTGGTGACCGCGCGCCACGAACTGCGCGCGGTGGCGGAGGTCGCCGCGGCGGACCTGTCCATGCCGATGCTGCTGGCCGCGCGGACCGCCCTGGCCAGGATCGAACCGGAACCGCTGACCGATCTGCTGGCCGCGATCCGCAAGCAGGACCTCTGGGTGTGGGCCGCCGACCTGGTGCCACTGGCCGTGCGTGAACTCGATGAAGCCGACCGATTACTCAGCGAATTCCGCGCGGGTTTCGCGGACCTGGACGCCCCGCTGGTGACGGCTGCCGCGCACTTGACCGCCGGAATGCTCCACCGGAGTGAAACCGAATTCACCGCGGCGATCGACGGTTACCGCGCACTGGGGCGGCCGTATTCCGCCCTGCGCGCGGCCGAGGCGTTCGCGGAACTGCGGCTGCGTTCCGGTGACGAAAAACCGCTCGCGCGCACGGCCGCCGGATACACCGCGCTCGGTGCTTCCTGGGACGCCGCGCGCTGCGCGGAAACCTTGCGCCGCAACGGATACCGCATTCCGCACCGGCGGGGGAGACGCGGTTACGGGCAGGCGTTGTCGCCGCGGGAGAAATCGGTCGCCGAACTGGCCGGGCGCGGGCTGACCAATCGCCAGATCGCCGAATCGCTGTTCCTGTCGATCCGCACGGTCGAGGCGCACGTGGCCAGCGCGATGCGCAAACGCCGGGTCCGCGACCGCCGCCTGCTGGCCGGGGAATAA
- a CDS encoding SRPBCC domain-containing protein, translated as MGFALRFERRLAHSREKVWRALTERDELRAWFVQILDYDRSRLEFTEGAGLAFVAASGPIGAGTVLRADRPSLLEYTWDGELLRFELTADGDHACTLVFTNVVDGPETGSAVAPGWEAGLDLLAAHLDGV; from the coding sequence GTGGGGTTCGCGCTGCGGTTCGAACGGCGGCTGGCGCATTCGCGGGAGAAGGTGTGGCGCGCGCTGACCGAGCGGGACGAACTGCGGGCCTGGTTCGTCCAGATCCTCGACTACGACCGCTCGCGCCTGGAGTTCACCGAAGGGGCCGGACTCGCCTTCGTGGCGGCGTCCGGCCCGATCGGCGCGGGCACGGTCCTCCGGGCCGACCGGCCGAGCCTGCTGGAGTACACCTGGGACGGTGAGCTGCTGCGCTTCGAGCTGACCGCCGACGGCGACCACGCCTGCACGCTGGTGTTCACCAACGTCGTGGACGGGCCCGAGACCGGCTCCGCGGTCGCACCCGGCTGGGAGGCCGGGCTCGACCTGCTCGCGGCCCACCTCGACGGTGTCTAA
- a CDS encoding bifunctional 2-polyprenyl-6-hydroxyphenol methylase/3-demethylubiquinol 3-O-methyltransferase UbiG yields MSGIPSSTWYVDFFTELPNEFWRRAVPPETTVQEIDFLEQNLGLTPRSRILDVPCGSGRHSLELARRGHRVTGVDLSAEAIGHARRAAAGLDVEFVQADMREIPRDAGFDAVLCLGNSFGYLELDGLREFAAALGAAVRPGGGLVVDFGSAAESILPGYRAEPRTLRTGDITVLATSEYDVAGSRVFSRYRFSRGGEEVDVTAIHHVYTVAQLVDLLSGNGFIGIELFGGPAGEAYELGSGRLLLTARRG; encoded by the coding sequence ATGTCCGGAATACCTTCATCCACCTGGTACGTGGATTTCTTCACCGAACTGCCCAACGAGTTCTGGCGCCGGGCCGTGCCGCCGGAGACCACCGTCCAGGAGATCGATTTCCTCGAGCAGAACCTCGGTCTCACCCCGCGTTCGCGGATACTGGACGTGCCGTGCGGCAGCGGGCGGCACAGCCTCGAACTCGCCCGTCGCGGGCACCGGGTGACCGGTGTCGACTTGTCCGCCGAAGCGATCGGCCACGCCCGGCGCGCCGCCGCCGGTCTCGACGTCGAATTCGTCCAGGCCGACATGCGGGAGATCCCGCGGGACGCCGGGTTCGACGCCGTGCTGTGCCTCGGCAACAGTTTCGGCTACCTCGAACTCGACGGCCTGCGGGAGTTCGCCGCCGCGCTGGGCGCCGCCGTCCGGCCCGGCGGCGGGCTGGTCGTCGACTTCGGCTCGGCGGCGGAGTCGATCCTGCCCGGTTACCGGGCCGAGCCGCGGACCCTGCGCACCGGCGACATCACCGTGCTCGCGACCAGCGAGTACGACGTCGCCGGGAGCCGGGTGTTCAGCCGCTACCGGTTCTCCCGTGGCGGAGAGGAGGTCGACGTGACCGCGATCCACCACGTGTACACCGTGGCGCAACTGGTCGATCTGTTGTCCGGCAACGGGTTCATCGGCATCGAGCTGTTCGGCGGCCCGGCCGGGGAAGCCTACGAGCTCGGCAGCGGACGGCTCCTGCTCACCGCACGACGGGGTTAG
- a CDS encoding dioxygenase: MTDDSNTDETPENGISRKRALQLGLLAVPAAAALGAAMPTAQSEAVPQNLEPTPECDDGDAPTIPQMEGPYFKPNSPQRTTLVTPQTPGIRLLVTGYVFTRSCAPVAQALLDFWQANSQGGYDNVGYNFRGHQFTGPDGKFTLSTIVPGLYPGRTRHLHVKVQAPNRPILTTQLYFPNEPRNNTDPIFDPRLLMTVRNTPTGGREATFDFVLNFG; the protein is encoded by the coding sequence ATGACCGACGACTCGAACACTGACGAAACCCCGGAGAACGGGATTTCGCGCAAGCGCGCCCTGCAGCTCGGCCTGCTCGCCGTCCCGGCGGCCGCCGCGCTGGGGGCCGCGATGCCCACCGCGCAGTCCGAAGCCGTACCGCAGAACCTGGAACCGACCCCGGAGTGCGACGACGGCGACGCCCCCACCATCCCGCAGATGGAGGGGCCCTACTTCAAGCCGAACTCGCCCCAGCGCACCACGCTGGTGACCCCGCAGACGCCGGGCATCCGGCTGCTGGTCACCGGGTACGTGTTCACCCGGTCCTGCGCGCCGGTGGCGCAGGCGCTGCTGGACTTCTGGCAGGCCAACAGCCAGGGCGGCTACGACAACGTCGGCTACAACTTCCGCGGGCACCAGTTCACCGGGCCCGACGGCAAGTTCACCCTGTCCACCATCGTGCCGGGGCTCTACCCGGGCCGCACCCGCCACCTGCACGTGAAGGTGCAGGCCCCGAACCGGCCGATCCTGACCACGCAGTTGTACTTCCCGAACGAACCCCGCAACAACACCGACCCGATCTTCGACCCGCGGTTGCTGATGACCGTGCGGAACACCCCCACGGGCGGCCGGGAGGCGACCTTCGACTTCGTGCTGAACTTCGGCTGA